One window of Streptomyces sp. NBC_00273 genomic DNA carries:
- a CDS encoding TetR family transcriptional regulator — MNSRDAAATRRRILEHAQRQFAQHGYAAVTVKGVADAASVSPNLITRYFGGKDGLFLAATQVNIPVSNSFDGDRSALGSRLAAHIVQRWFGAPGEDPLLVLQRASGERPQAAEALAAFLDTNSLEPLHRYLCDSGLDDADARSRAAAIDAFVLGVSTRRRILRSELGDPAELQAWLSATIQRLADG, encoded by the coding sequence GCGGATCCTGGAACACGCCCAACGCCAGTTCGCCCAGCACGGGTACGCGGCGGTGACGGTCAAGGGCGTGGCCGACGCGGCCAGCGTGTCGCCCAACCTCATCACGCGCTACTTCGGCGGCAAGGACGGTCTTTTCCTGGCGGCAACCCAGGTGAACATCCCGGTCTCGAACTCGTTCGACGGCGACCGTTCCGCACTGGGTTCGCGCCTCGCGGCGCACATCGTCCAGCGCTGGTTCGGTGCTCCCGGAGAGGATCCGCTGCTCGTACTGCAACGCGCCTCCGGCGAACGCCCGCAGGCGGCGGAGGCGCTGGCCGCCTTCCTCGACACGAACTCGCTGGAGCCGCTGCACCGCTACCTGTGCGACAGCGGACTGGACGACGCGGACGCCCGCAGCCGAGCCGCAGCGATCGACGCCTTCGTGCTCGGCGTCTCGACCCGCCGCCGGATCCTGCGTTCCGAACTCGGCGACCCGGCTGAGCTCCAGGCCTGGCTAAGTGCCACCATCCAACGCCTCGCCGACGGGTGA